A stretch of DNA from Pontiella agarivorans:
TTTTCTTTTTCACGGCATCTTCAATAGAGTTCGTCAGCGATTCGGTTGTAACGCCGTGCGGCAGTGCGGTAATGACCACGCGGTTGTTTTTTCGGGGTTCAATTTTGGCCCGCAGCTTAACCTTACCGTTGCCTTTATTGTATTCGGAAACATCCATCAGACCGCCGGTCTGAAAATCCGGCAGCAGGTTCAGCTCAACCGGTGAACGCTTTTTTTCCCGGAGAATCTCAATCTGTGCTTCGAGCAGCTCGATAAAGTTATGCGGAAGAATGCTGGTGGAAAGGCCGACGGCAATACCGTCCGCGCCGAGCATGAGCATCAGAGGAAGTTTACACGGCAGCGTGACCGGTTCCTTGTTGCGGCCGTCATAGCTGGCAATCCACTCCGTCAATTCCTTGTTGAAAATTTCGTTGCGGGCGAGGGGGGTCAGGCGGCACTCAATATAACGCGAAGCCGCCGCTCGGTCGCCGGTGAACAGATTGCCGAAGTTCCCCTGGCCCTCAATCAGATACCGTTTGTTGGTCAGCGTCACCAGCGCATCGGCGATGGAGGCGTCGCCATGCGGGTGGTACTGCATCGTGTGGCCGACAATGTTAGCCACTTTGATAAAGCGTCCGTCATCTTTCTCTTTCAGCGCATGGAGGATGCGGCGCTGCACCGGTTTGAGGCCGTCCTCCAGTGCCGGAATCGCCCGGTCGCAAATTACATACGAGGCATACTGGAGGAAGTTGAAATCCACCAGACTTTTCAGTGGGCCGTGCTCATCATGCAGGGGCGTAAATTCCTCGGTCTCGCTTGCGGTGTCCGGTGCCGGAGTTTCCTCGTTTCCAGGGTCTGGAATCGTCCCGTTATTCTGAGGTTCTTCAAACAGTTCCGGCTCTTCGTCTTTTTTCTTTCGTGCCATGTTCTAAACTTTCCTTACATCATTTCAGCATCAATGACGAGATTGTCCATGATGTACTCCCGCCGTTCCGGCGTATTTTTGCCCATGTAGAAATTAATCACTTCAGAGACGGAGTGATCGCCGTCGATCGAGACCTGGGTCAGCCGGATGGTTTTCTCGCCGATAAAGTCCTTGAACTCGCCCGGCGAAATTTCGCCGAGTCCTTTAAATCGTGTGATCTCTGCGCCGCGCCCCAGTTCTTCCAATGCCTGGACACGCTCCTCTTCGGAATAACAGTAGAGCGTTTTCTTTTTGTTCCGTACTCGGAAAAGCGGCGTTTCCAGAATTTTAAGGTGGCCTTCCCGGACGAGCGATTCAAAGAACCGAAGAAAGAAGGTAATCATCAGGTTGCGGATGTGCAGGCCGTCAACGTCGGCGTCGGTGGCAAGGATGACGTGGTTGTAACGCAGGTTATCAATATTTTCTTCAATATTGAGGGCCCGCATCAGGTTGTAGATTTCCACATTTTTATAGAGCGCATCGCGCTTCAGATCGCAGACATTAAGCGGCTTGCCTTTCAGCGTGAAAATCGCCTGGTGGTTGGCATCGCGGCAGGAAACCAGCGATCCGGCGGCCGACTGACCCTCGGTAATGAAAATCTGGGATTCCAGTCCCTTATTTTTTTCCCGGTTGTAGTTGTGTTTACAGTCTTTGAGCTGCGGGATGCGGATGGAAACCGATTTGGAGCGCTCGCGCGCGAGTTTTTTGACGGAGTTGAGTTCTTTACGCAGCTTCTGCGTTTCTTCAATTTTTCCGATCAGTTTTTTCGCTTCGGCTGTATTGCGGTGCAGACTGTCGGAAACCGCCTGCGAAATCTGAGCCACCAGGTCGGAGCGGATTTCGGAATTACCCAGCTTGTTTTTCGTCTGGCTTTCGAAAATCGGTTCTTTCAGGCGGATGGCTACCGCACCGAGCACCCCTTCGCGCACATCATCGCCGGAGAACTTTTTGCTGGCGAAGTCATTAATGCCGCGCAGCAGGCCTTCCCGGAATGCGGAAAGATGGGTGCCGCCGTCGGACGTGAACTGGCCGTTGACAAAGGAATAATATTCTTCGGAAAAACGGTTGGTGTGGGTGAAGGCGAATTCCAGCGTTTTATCCGAGTAGTGGAACGGCGGGTAGATTTTTTCATACTGGCTTTCATCGCGGATCAGGTCGAGCAGGCCGCCTTTGCAATGATATAGCTCGCCGTTGAACCAGATTTTCAGTTTGGGATTCAGATAGGCATAAAAACGCAGGCGCCGAGCCAGATGATCCGAGTTGAATTTATAGTTTTTAAAGATGTCGGGATCCGGCGAAAAGGCCACAAATGTGCCGTTCGGCTCTGTGGTTTTGCCCTTTTCTTCGCGCACCAGATTGCCCAGTGCAAATTCCGCCTCGACAAATTTTCCATCGCGATGCGAACGGACCAGAAAATAGGTCGAGAGCGCATTCACCGCTTTTGTTCCGACCCCGTTCAGTCCGACCGAAAACTGAAAAACATCGTCGTTATATTTGGCCCCCGTATTGATTTTCGAAACACAGTCGACCACCTTGCCCAGCGGAATGCCGCGTCCGAAATCGCGGATCGTTACCATATCGTCTTCAATCGAAACATCGATCCGGTCGCCGTGCCCCATAATGAATTCATCAATGCCGTTATCGATCACCTCTTTAACAAGAATGTAGATCCCGTCATCATAATGCGCACCGCTGCCTGTACGGCCGATATACATGCCCGTACGCAGACGGATGTGCTCCAGCGACGACAGCGTCTTGATTTTGTCTTCAGTGTATTCGATCTTTTTTTTGGCAGCCATAGGCCTAAATTCCTCTGAAACCACAAGATATGGATATAAATTGACTAATAACCCACAAAACCTAGCAATTCACCCCGGCCCCTTCAAGCGGATCGCCCAATTTTCCATCTGCGGTCCAAAGCGGTTCCTTGATCGGAGGCGCTCAATCACACCCTTTAAATGTGAATGGATGATAAAAGCGGCCGAAGAGGAAAACAGTTCCGGGGGCGGGGCGTGCTTTACTTACGGATCAGGATATTTACAATACTTTAATCTGTTTAGTGAAAATGGGGTGTACGGTTTGATTTTTTTGTGCGTGGTTGCATTCAGGTTATTGTCGCGGGGTGCGACGGGCGGAGGATGAACAGGATTTGATGTTGAGCAATGGGGCGTAAACGAAAACATGCAAAGTCGGTGCGCCGTCTTTTTTCCAGACATTGGAAATTGCTCTGTGTTGGACTGGCGGTTTACTGGTTTCTATTGGAGGGCCGGTTTTATTTTCCGAAATTTCCGCGGCCGCCGGAAGGGGTTCAGCCCATCGAGGTGGAAATGAAAACGACGTCGTACTGTCATTGCCGGAAATGCTGCTCCTACCACTGGTTTCTGTTTATTCCTTTTCAGAAAACCGGTCCCTTCAGTTTTCGCCTGAAGCATATCGGGATCACCTCTTCAGGCAAAACTGCACGGCCGGGAACCCTTGCAGCGGATATTTCAGTTTATCCGTACGGAACGGTGATGTATGTGCCGGGCTATGGTTACGGCGTAGTGGAGGATACGGGCGGGGCGGTTAAAGGGCATCATATTGATCTGTACCGGCCGAATCACTGGTTTGCGCGCGCCTGGGGAGTTCAGGAAAAAAGAGTTAAAGTCTGGCTTCCGCCGAAGCCGGTGGCACAGCACGAGGATGAAGAAGGAATTAAGATTGCCGAATAAAGAGCATTGTTTTATAAGGATTAAAATCTTAAACGGAGGATTACGATGAAAAAGTGGGCAGTACTGGGATTCACCGCACTGGCAGCAGTTTCGACATCATTAGCAGAATCAAAATTTCCAATGCGGGTGGATATCGATGTTTCGAGTAAAACACGCATGGAAAAAATGGGTGCCGGCATGGACGGAGAAGTGAAGGTCGAAAAAGTGCAACTGCGAGTGAAGGTGCGCAAATCCGGAGGATCAAATTCCGCAGATCCGGTTACGGCAGAGTTGTATGTGATCGGCAAGCAACTCCAGACGGGGTATTACGGAGTGATTGATGTGATTAAGCAGGAGCACCATTTTGATTCAAAAAATGATAATTCCTTCGAGTTTGAGAGCAAAATGTATTCGCTGCCGCGTACCAGCGGAAATGTCAATGTGGGCGGAACTTATGAAACCTATTTGGTAGTCATTGCCGATAAGGATGGAGCGGTCATTGATGCCCGCTCCGGCCGCCACATCAAAGACAAGGGAATTGCCTTTATTCGTGAACTGGGGCCGAAAACCCTGTTTGATCGCGATGGTAACGTGATCGGTAAATTCAAACCGAATCGAGAAGGTTTCTCGGCTGCTGCTGCCGCAGCGATGAATCCGGGGAACAATTACTAATTCATTTTGAAAACTTTTTAAAAGCGGCCTGTCGGCCGCTTTTTTTGGTTTCCGGTCCTTGGAAGAACAAAAGCACGAAAGTCGCCTTGCGTTACCGGTATCGGTTCCGGTATGAATACCGACCGCTTTTTATGCGTTAAGGGCTCATAGCTCAGTCGGTCAGAGCAGGAGACTCATAATCTCTTGGTCGGGGGTTCAAGTCCCTCTGAGCCCACCAACTTCAAGGTCAGCCCTTTCCGGCTGACCTTTTTTGTGGTGAGTCTCATCCCGGCAGGATTTGTCTTAATGCTTACCGTGGTTTTTTCGGTAATCGCGGGGGGACATCCCGGTAGCTTTTCTGAAAGCAAAACTGAGATAATTATAGGATGACAAACCGCAGGCTTCGGCGATTTCCTGCATGGAGAGGTCGGTTTCTGCTAGAAGTTTTCTTGCTCGGTTAATACGTAGTCTCCGGATTTCCTCTGCGGGGGTGCGGCCGAATGTTTTTTTGAACTGATGTTCGAGTGAACTGCGTGCCATAGGTACTGCTTTCAATACATCATTAATGGTGATCGACTCATATGCATGTTCTTTCATAAAGCCGATTACCTTGCGGAGCCGATCATCTTCCACCGCGAGCGTGTCGGTGGATAGGCGTTCCTTTACACCGACCGGAGGAAAAAAGAGAATGTCGTTAGGGACTGTTTCACCATTCATCATTCGGTCCAGCAGTTTTGCCGCGTGATAACCGACTTGTTTCATGGGCGATAACACTCCCGATAGAGACGGGTAGCAGGCGTTGCAGAGAAAATCATCGTTATTGGCTGCAAGAATGGCCACATCATGCGGTACGGGAATATCGGCAAGCATGCAGGCATCCACTATTGATCGAGCATAGCCATGGCCCCAGGAGACAATCCCGATGGGTTTGGGTAAGGCGTGAAGCCACTTGGTAAGCGGAATGAACAGTTCACGGTCTGTCCCGTCATATTCAAATTTGGGACAGGCGGTCAGCCCCCGTTCCTTTAAAACGTTCTCGAAGTGATCGGCATATTCAATTGCGTTGGCGTAAATGGTTGGTCCAACAAATGCCATATTCCGGAATCCCCGCTGAATATAGTGGTCGACAGCGAGTTGAACACCAATCCGGTCATCGGTTCTCAGGTTTGGAGCGGAAAAGCCCTCAACCTTTGAATCCGCAATATTAATGACTGGTTTTCCTGTGGCGACGAGTTGCTCGGCAAGCTCCTGGGTACAGACCTGCGCAATATAGCCGTCACAAGCAACTCCTTCGTTAACGGCATCAATATTGAGCGGAAGACCTGGTTTCATGCGGAGTTGCCAAGGGCCTACCTCGCGCTCATAAGACATGACTCCTTCAATGGTATCACGTCCCCAGGCCGAGTTTGCTATGATGAGGAGGCCCACCTGCCAAATCTTCTTACTCATTAATAACCTATAAAATCGTATAGGAATAAAATCAAGGGTTTTGGAAAATATCTAATATTAAAGATGCGATTACCAGTATTCGCAGTAATCGTTCTCTGTTTATTTCGACCATCGGAAGTGGGTAGCTCGCGGGAACTGATTGTAAACGGAGATGCCCGGGGAGACGTTAATGCATGGAGCGATCCGATAAGAATCGGGAGGTAAATAAGATGAAGAGCGGCATAATAAAAAAAAGATATGCAGTACTGGGAGCTTTGGTGCTGACAGGAATTGCAGCACAAGCTGTAGTGGTGAATTTTACGGCGGGTGAGGGATACACAAATGGCGTACTTAATGGCCAGCAGAGCTGGGTTACCAGTGCAGATGTTCCGGTAGATTCAAATGCCGGGACTGTAGGGGGGCATGTTGTTTCCAATCGCACAGGTATGGGATATGTTATCGGTATTTATGGAAGTGACGGGGTCGATGTCGCTATTTATGACAAATATCAAACCTCGATCGATTTTACGTTTGGCGAAGGCTATAACGATAATTTCGTGACCAACGGACTGGGGCCGGCAGATGACGGATATTATGATCCGGCTCAGGGTTTTAAAACGGCTACGCAAGGGAAACCGATTATCAATGCCAGTCTGTATGGCGGGAGTACCAACGGAGCGGAAAATATTGAGGCTGGACTGGTTCGTAATGGCGGTACCGGTTACAAATTCCGTATGTATGAAACCTCTTGGGAGGATTTCGGCTGGGACGGTACATCGGCTAAGCCGTGGCCCCCGACGTATGAGTCCGGAGCGGTCGCCAGTGACCTTGTGGGTATCAGTGTGGGTGACGGGGACTATATCAGTGATATGCTGAGAATTACTCTTACGGTTACGCGGGGAGCCAATGTGAATGATTGGGCCATAAAAGCGCAGTTATTCAATTTGGACAGTGAGGCTCCGGATGTTGCCCTCATTGAAGCATCGTGGATTGGGGTAACGCATACCAACCTGTATGACGCGACTCAGATGTTCGGGGGATTCGGAAACGGGCAGTCGGACAGCAATGGATTGATGCATAACCGTACGATTCATAAGTTGACGTTCGAGGCCTTTAAGGCTCCTGAAAACTTTGTTTTGTGGGGGGGGACGGATATCATCAACGGTTCTGATACCAACATTAATCTTTCGCCCGAAGTGACACGCTGGAGAATGCCGCTTAGAGGTTTCAATAATAAAACCTATGTTGCGGGTACTGAATCCAGTCCGACCAACAGTGCATATTATCCGAATAGAGCCGGCCGTTCTCCAAACTTCAATTTTACGCTGAACTGGAACTGGGGAGATATGGAAGTCCGCGACGTTGATGAGTGGAATCCGGGTGACAATGTGGACTATATCTCGGTGAATCATGGCGGAAATTCTGCTGCACACTCAACCAACTTTGAAGCGATGGTTGTTTGGGAGGAATTTCTCACGGATCCCTCGAAGTTGGAATCTCTTGGCGCAGGCATACGGACATCAGATATCTATGTTTCGGATCACAGTATTTTCCGTTTCATTTTTCAGGGGGCAGACGGAGAGTGGTATGCTTCTGAAGAGCAGGTGGTTCCGGACCGGACCGGAAGCGATTGGGACGCATTTGGTGACTATACGATCGGGAATGTTGCGGCAGCAACATGGTATGAGTTTTCACCGCTGGTAAACGGTACTGCGACCGTAGGCGTCGCAACGTCAGCTGTTTTGGATGATATACAGGCCGTCGGAATATGGTTGAAGCGCACCGGCCCTGAGGCTCAGTTCGGATACGGCTTCGATATTAATTCGTTCAGTGTTCGGGGACGTTCGGGGTCGCTTTATCAAGATTGGTCGGATGCGTATGCGTTGATCGGGGGGCAGAATGCCGATGAAGACGGTGATGACCTGAACAACTACAGCGAATGGGTGTTTGGAGGCAATCCGACCAATGCTGCCGATGTTGGTACACGGCCAGTCCTGGATGTGAAAACTGGAAATTATGCGTATGAGCTGGTGGGTGATGAAAAAGTAACGGTTCACATTCAGACCCGCGATGATCTGATTATTGGAGACTGGGAGTCCATTTATACCAATACGGTATCATTCGATGACGGCATTATGCATGCGTATACAAACAATGTAGGAACGGAAGCTGCGAAGAAATTTATCCGTATCTCTGTTGATTAATTTGTACTGATCAACCATTCATGAATGGGGAGCTCTGCTCACGCGGGGCTCCCTGAAATATAGGCTTTTTGCCGTACTGTTGAAAAGAGCTCTACGGACCCATTTAACTGGGGTGACTGACTCCGGATGTTTTCTGAATGTTTCTTTTTTCAATACCAACGATGTCCATGCTTCCGGGATTCGGCTGAATGCTTCAGTTTGCCGCTACAGTACCGATTACTGCATCAATCTGTATAGGAACTGGGGCAGCTGGAATGCTCATCCGGAATATACTTCCGGAGATGGAACATCCGGCAGAATACCGGGAGCATAGTTCGGAATTGATCGGAAGCACTCGGATACCAACAGTGCAGGTATGCGCTTAACCATGGCTATGATTGTCAGGGAAACTTCCGATGAATGGATACTTAAAATCTCCCTGTACAATCTGGATCACGCGAATCCGGAGCAGGTTATTACGGAGTTTTATACCTCCGGTTTGATGTTCAATAATTCAGGACGGCTTTTCGGAGGATTCGGCGGCGGAGATAAATCTGAACTGTTTTTCAGGTTAAATCTGTCGCGACCATGAGGGGAAAGATGTGAATAAACGCATATTTAATACGCGGGTACATATATTCCGATGTGCACAGGGAAGATAGAACAGAAACTAGAGCTGGAGAAGCTCTGTAAATGAAGATTAAAAAAGGAAGGGCAAAATGAAGCAAAATGCAGTAATTACAATAGCGCTTGCTGTTGCCGGGCTGGCACAGGCCAATCTGTTGAACAACACGTTCACCGATCACAATAACAATGACCACGCTTTTTCTCTGACCGATACCGGTTGGGGGGCCAAGGAATACTGGAAGCAAAGTGCTGGCGGTGGTTTGGAATCAAGTGTGCCAAACTGGGATTCCGACGGAGCCAATGCTTTTGGTGTGATGCAGGTAATTTCGGTCGGGGCCAATGCAGGATCCGATCTGGTGCTTAGTTTTGACTGGACACCGGCTGCAACGGCGACTTCGAATGCTTCGTTGAGCGTTGATTATCAGCTGGTGGGCTGGACTGTCGGGCAGACGCCGGATGCTGCTGATAAGATGTTTTCCGGGATTAATTTCTATAATAGCGTTATTGCAGGAGCGAACATTGCCGGAAATACATCTATGGCATATGACTTTTTGGACGGTGATGTTCCGTGGGTTCACTCGTCAGGAAATGCATATCCTTCCATTCGTCAGGCGACCTCGGCTGCAGGGACAACGTTTTCGGTGAATTCAACTAACAGCGTAGCCATCAATGGACTGACTGATTTAAGTGACTATGACTACATTGGTGTGCGCTTCACGATTAACTCTAATGGTGATGCGGGCAATGTCGGTGCAACCATTGAAAATATCAGTCTCGTTGCCATTCCGGAACCGGCCACGCTGGGCATGGTGGCTTTTTTCGGTGGTTCCGTGCTGTTTATCCGCCGTCGTTTCATGATGTGATTTTTCCAACATCGAAAATAAAAAGGGCGTTCATTTGAACGCCCTCAGACTGTTGATAAACCCCGTCATTTTGGCGGGGTTCTTCTATTTTCGGATTCAGCAGAATACTTCTGATGTTGCACGCGGATTTTCCGGCCACTGGAATAAGGGCCGTTCAAGGGCATTCAGGCGGGGACACAGGCGGTTTATGAGGCCGGATATATGTGCCCGCAACCGTTTGCGTCCTTCCCGGTCCAGGAGCAGGGCGATTTTTTTGATGTTCTGGGCGCAAGCCGCCATGAGGCATTGTTTCTGAACCTTATCTATTCCCCGGAAGCGCGCATAGCGGTGGTCGTTGACGGCTTCTTTATGCTTTTCCCAGATGTGGCGGGTGATCACTTACTGATGGGCGCGGCTGGTGGTGCATTCCTTCAGCCGGGGGCAGTTCGCGCAGATGGAGGATCGGATTTATATTCGTGGTGACCTTCGCAGTTGGTGGTGGAGTAGCTAAGTACCTTCCCTTCGGGGCAGAGGTAGCCATCGTAATGTTCGTCGTAGGTGAAGTCGCGCTTTTTGAGTATGCCGGGTTTGCCCATGGGGCGTTTACAGGGCATGACGCCGTAGATGCGGCGCTCAGAAAGTCCTTTGCAGATGGCGGCGGTGTTGTAGCCGGAATCCACGCCGAGGGCATCGAGTTGTTCGGTATAGGATCTGACCGATTCGCTCACCTGCTTTTTCGTGAATTTGATTTTATTGGCATTGGCCTTCAGATGAGTTGAATCGGTGTAGAGTGTTTTGCCATCGATGAGCTTATGCTTTATCGCCTGCGTGACAATGTCGTCGAATATTTCCTGATCGATGCCGGTCACCTGAGTTGATAACTGCCGTATTCTTCAGGGTTGATCGGGAACACATTAGAGGCTCCTGAATAAATCCTTCGTTCTGCGTTCGGACTCAGGAGCTTTTTGGGCGTGACCGTTGGCGGAAACCGAGCCGATCCGGAATGAGCCCCTGTACGTAATGATACCGGGATAATCGCCGTATAATGCAGCCCGGGATGCTGTATAAAGAGATAAAAGAATGACTGCTTAGCTGTTTTTCGTTCGGCGTCCTGTCTGGAGGTCAGCAGGCTATCCCGCTTCAGGTCTGGTTATTCGGCATTGTATACAGGCCTGTGCAACGATCTTTTTGCAGGCGACCGAATAGGTGCCGCTGTCTGACGGTGCGTTGCTCTCGTACTTTCCGCATCAGAACGCATTTGCCAGAGCCCTTTTCGAGTTCGAGTGCCGTTACACGGTTGCTGATCAATCGTCCGGGATTTACTGGAAGTTTTTTTTTGTTCTTTTTTTGTCCGGGCATCCTCTTCTCCCTCAACAGGATAGATTCGGTCGTATTTTTCGGATCGGGTTGTCTTGAGAATTATCCAATGTATAGTGCCTAAATGCGGTTTCTTTTGTGAAGTATGGAGACATAAAACAGGCGAGGAATTGGAAATCATGAAACTGGGTATGTTATTGGGTGTGCTGGTTGGTCTGGGAGGACTGTCGGGGGTGATGGCGGCGGAACCGCTGTGGAAAGTGGAAACGTGGGAGGCGGGCCGACAGCTGGTCTGGGCGAATCCCGGAACGAGCGGTGAAATCAGCGAGGCCTCCAATTGGAAAGAAAACGGTAAAACCGCGACTGCACCGCCGGACCGGAATACGGATATTCTGCTGCCCGGGGCTGAAAAATATTATGTGGTGAAGGGTTCGCGTAATAATCAGGTCCGTCATGTGGTGATTGAGAAAAATGCCGAGCTGAAGGGAAAGCACCGCAACGAGCTGGAGATCTGGGGCAATGTGGATGTGAAGGAAGACGGCTGGATTCATTTCATTTCAATCCGCGGCGATAAGGATACCTATTTTAATATCGAGGAGTCGGTTTTTCCGGGCGACGGCCGGGTATATCGGCACTGTTCAAAAAATCCGCCGAAGGAAAAATGCTGTAATTCACAGATTTCCCACAAGTTTCAGATTTGCAAAATCGGCACCAAATCAGTGGAGTTTCTGAGTAATGTGGGCGTGAGCGACGAGGTGATGCTGCAGCACGGGAAATGTATTATCAGCGGCGATTTCCGGTTCAGCGGGGCAACCAATAAGGGCGCGTTCGAGGTGTATGACGGCGGAATTCTTGAAATTCAATCAGGGGGCCGTCTTGCTCCGTTTATCAACGATAACCGAAAAGCGGTTTATAATGTGAATATCTATCGCAACGGTGTGCTGCAGGCGGGTTCTCCGGAGCGGCCGCTGACGGAGGATGCGTATCTGTGTCTTGGTTTTGCCGTGAATGACAAGCCCGGGCGTTCCGGGCTGTATGCCGCGCTGGGTTCGATGATTCGGGTCTATTCCGAAAATCCGAAAAAGGCGAGGCTGGTGGTGACCTCGATTACATCGGTGGATGATTTTACCGATGGACAGGGCCGTGAAGTGGGTCGCGCCAGCGAGCGGGCGGACGATGAAAAAGGGGTGATGCTGCAACTGGCTGGGGATGTGCTGCTCGACGGTGTGCATTTCGACTATCTTGCAGAAGACGGCATCGGCCTGTTTGATGAAGATGTCGCAAAAACCTGGAAAAATGTGACGTTCGGCAAAAAGTGTGCTTCTTCCTCCCCCCGGAATCTGATTGCGGAAATGAAGGCCGATCCCAATTCATATTATCACGGGCGCGGTGACCAGCGGTCGGAATACGGGCTCACGATGAAGGCGATGGCCTCCATGAATCAGCTGCTCGGTGAATATGAACCCTTTCAGCTGAAAACGACGCCGGAAAATACAACGATCCGCAAAGTGGGCAAGGGCAATAACCAGATTGAAACCCCGGTGGCGGTTATTTTTGATGAGCCGATCGAGGTTGAAGTGAAAACCAGAGTCCCGGGGGCAAAAATCCGGTATACGACGGATGGCACAGAACCGACGGCGAAATCGCCGGCCTACACCCGGCCGATTAAATTGGCGAAAACAACGAAGCTGACGGTCAAGGCCTATAAAAAAGGCGTGGGCTTCAGTCCGACTTACACCACGACCTATGTCATTCAATAGGAATTTTACAGCATGAAATGTAAACGTATTTTTATATGCGGTCTGGCCGCATTACTCAGCACCGGTGCGGTGCAGGCGGTAATCAACCCGGCGCTGCAGCCGGATGTCTACTTT
This window harbors:
- a CDS encoding DNA topoisomerase IV subunit B: MAAKKKIEYTEDKIKTLSSLEHIRLRTGMYIGRTGSGAHYDDGIYILVKEVIDNGIDEFIMGHGDRIDVSIEDDMVTIRDFGRGIPLGKVVDCVSKINTGAKYNDDVFQFSVGLNGVGTKAVNALSTYFLVRSHRDGKFVEAEFALGNLVREEKGKTTEPNGTFVAFSPDPDIFKNYKFNSDHLARRLRFYAYLNPKLKIWFNGELYHCKGGLLDLIRDESQYEKIYPPFHYSDKTLEFAFTHTNRFSEEYYSFVNGQFTSDGGTHLSAFREGLLRGINDFASKKFSGDDVREGVLGAVAIRLKEPIFESQTKNKLGNSEIRSDLVAQISQAVSDSLHRNTAEAKKLIGKIEETQKLRKELNSVKKLARERSKSVSIRIPQLKDCKHNYNREKNKGLESQIFITEGQSAAGSLVSCRDANHQAIFTLKGKPLNVCDLKRDALYKNVEIYNLMRALNIEENIDNLRYNHVILATDADVDGLHIRNLMITFFLRFFESLVREGHLKILETPLFRVRNKKKTLYCYSEEERVQALEELGRGAEITRFKGLGEISPGEFKDFIGEKTIRLTQVSIDGDHSVSEVINFYMGKNTPERREYIMDNLVIDAEMM
- a CDS encoding 3D domain-containing protein, translated to MGRKRKHAKSVRRLFSRHWKLLCVGLAVYWFLLEGRFYFPKFPRPPEGVQPIEVEMKTTSYCHCRKCCSYHWFLFIPFQKTGPFSFRLKHIGITSSGKTARPGTLAADISVYPYGTVMYVPGYGYGVVEDTGGAVKGHHIDLYRPNHWFARAWGVQEKRVKVWLPPKPVAQHEDEEGIKIAE
- a CDS encoding AraC family transcriptional regulator, which translates into the protein MSKKIWQVGLLIIANSAWGRDTIEGVMSYEREVGPWQLRMKPGLPLNIDAVNEGVACDGYIAQVCTQELAEQLVATGKPVINIADSKVEGFSAPNLRTDDRIGVQLAVDHYIQRGFRNMAFVGPTIYANAIEYADHFENVLKERGLTACPKFEYDGTDRELFIPLTKWLHALPKPIGIVSWGHGYARSIVDACMLADIPVPHDVAILAANNDDFLCNACYPSLSGVLSPMKQVGYHAAKLLDRMMNGETVPNDILFFPPVGVKERLSTDTLAVEDDRLRKVIGFMKEHAYESITINDVLKAVPMARSSLEHQFKKTFGRTPAEEIRRLRINRARKLLAETDLSMQEIAEACGLSSYNYLSFAFRKATGMSPRDYRKNHGKH
- a CDS encoding chitobiase/beta-hexosaminidase C-terminal domain-containing protein, which translates into the protein MKLGMLLGVLVGLGGLSGVMAAEPLWKVETWEAGRQLVWANPGTSGEISEASNWKENGKTATAPPDRNTDILLPGAEKYYVVKGSRNNQVRHVVIEKNAELKGKHRNELEIWGNVDVKEDGWIHFISIRGDKDTYFNIEESVFPGDGRVYRHCSKNPPKEKCCNSQISHKFQICKIGTKSVEFLSNVGVSDEVMLQHGKCIISGDFRFSGATNKGAFEVYDGGILEIQSGGRLAPFINDNRKAVYNVNIYRNGVLQAGSPERPLTEDAYLCLGFAVNDKPGRSGLYAALGSMIRVYSENPKKARLVVTSITSVDDFTDGQGREVGRASERADDEKGVMLQLAGDVLLDGVHFDYLAEDGIGLFDEDVAKTWKNVTFGKKCASSSPRNLIAEMKADPNSYYHGRGDQRSEYGLTMKAMASMNQLLGEYEPFQLKTTPENTTIRKVGKGNNQIETPVAVIFDEPIEVEVKTRVPGAKIRYTTDGTEPTAKSPAYTRPIKLAKTTKLTVKAYKKGVGFSPTYTTTYVIQ